The genomic segment CATGGATATTCCGCTTCACGCCTTACCTTGTGTTCGGAACAGCCGTGCTTGCCGGAGCAATAATTCCCATGTTGTCACTGGAACTTCCTATAGCGTCCACTGCTGACGTAATTGTTCTTGTAGCGCTCTTTGCGATTGCGCGCTTCTTTACCGCGCTTGCGGGAATGGATATCGGGACTGCTTTCGGCGGCATGGGTTCAAGCCGCGAAATGACAATAGCGTCATTGGCCGAACCTGCCATGCTCATGGCTATATTTACAGTTTCGCTGGCAAGCAAATCAACTTCACTGTCGCAGATGGTGCATGTTATCTACAGCGGTCAGATCGCTTTAAGGCCTTCACTCGCGTTTGCCTTTTTTGCTTTTATATTGATCGCCCTTGCTGAGACCGGCAGGATACCGGTTGATAATCCGGCCACGCACCTTGAACTTACAATGATCCATGAGGCCATGATACTTGAATATTCGGGAAGGCATCTGGCGCTTATAGAATGGGCGAGCATGATGAAGCTCTTTCTTTTTGTCATGCTGGGGGTTGCGGCCTTTGCTCCCTGGGGCATTGCGGAAACAGGCGATCTCGCCGCAATCTTTCTGGCGTTTGTATTTATGCTGTTAAAGCTTGTAATTGTCGGGACCGTGCTTGTAATGATAGAGACAGGTCTTGCCAAGATGAGGATATTCCGGCTGACCGAA from the Nitrospirota bacterium genome contains:
- a CDS encoding NADH-quinone oxidoreductase subunit H; translation: MKLYRFVIEFLQIAILLGVAPAFTGWVRMLKCWSQGRTSAGIFQPYRDILKLFSKDIFLADNASWIFRFTPYLVFGTAVLAGAIIPMLSLELPIASTADVIVLVALFAIARFFTALAGMDIGTAFGGMGSSREMTIASLAEPAMLMAIFTVSLASKSTSLSQMVHVIYSGQIALRPSLAFAFFAFILIALAETGRIPVDNPATHLELTMIHEAMILEYSGRHLALIEWASMMKLFLFVMLGVAAFAPWGIAETGDLAAIFLAFVFMLLKLVIVGTVLVMIETGLAKMRIFRLTEFLGSAFLLATLGMLSYFILE